In Anaerostipes hadrus ATCC 29173 = JCM 17467, a single genomic region encodes these proteins:
- a CDS encoding efflux RND transporter permease subunit: MISKFSVKKPYTVIVAVVLVIILGIVSFTKMTTDLLPSMELPYAIVMTTYQGASPETVETTVTKPVEQSMATISNIKEVNSISSENMSMVILEFEGDTDMNAVSLDMREKLDMIKGYWPDEVGNPTIMKLNPDMMPVMVTAMDSDKLSNTELSELINDKIAPSLEAVDGVASVSSTGLVTEQINAIISEKKINKLNEKIEKALNGQFDEAQNKIDQARAQMESGKNTLDAQRTKANTQLAKAQTALTDGQLSLAQKEVQVTSSITNLKVQKQSLQTSLKTLKTQIAKMEEQAKQVPDAATKMQLAAQIEELKKQETTAKSSIKALDKNLKTLNNALKQIKKGKKTINSKLTQFNVQSATATQKMNDGEIKLAQGEAQLNSSQQQLDSSKEQAKEAANIKNKLTVANVKALLTAQNFEMPAGYISEGNTQYLVRVGDKVTNQKDLANMELLDLGIKGIPPVKLCDVADVAIVDNSADTYCRVNGNNGVVLTVQKQNNYSTADVADKVAAKMKTLTKENKGFHYVNIMDQGVYIDMVTGSVIQNLLMGAILAVFILLLFLKDVRPTIVIACSIPLSVIFAVVLMYFTGITLNVISLSGLALGVGMLVDNSIVVIENIYRLRKEGVPVKEAAITGARGVAGAITSSTLTTISVFLPIVFTTGLTKQLFVDMGLTIGYSLVASLIVAVTFVPMMSAGVLNKVTQKDSKVINKLQTLYRKVMTRLLNRKIIVVAVTLALFAGSIFGAMNIGSSLMPSMDSTQMTMTIKMPQGSSMEETASMTDTVMKKVKEIKDVDSVAGMISSGSSGISSMTSGGSSNEDQSSMYVLLKEKKKHTNKEIKKEILKKTKKFDCEVEVQESSMDMSALGGSGISVQIKGNDLNKLRSIGKDIAQIVEDTKGTQNISNGSEETTPDLYVVVDKKKAVKNGLTVATIYQQLSEKLKDASEATTITINEKEYSVNVGNSAKNTLTRDDLKKVKLTGTVSGKEKEVTLDQVANFRNSDSLSSINRNQQERTLSVTSEIKDGYNVGKVSSAVQKKIKKYNAPKGYSITMKGEMESIQETTGQIGLMLLLAVAFMYLIMVAQFQSLKSPFIILFTIPMAFTGGFLGLLITGKDLSAIAMIGFVMLAGIIVNNGIVLVDTINQLRESGYEFEEAILTAGTMRVRPILMTALTTILGLSTMAIGLGQGAEMMQPMAIVTIGGLIYGTLLTLLVVPCIYGLFNRRKKKAE, from the coding sequence ATGATTTCAAAATTCAGCGTAAAGAAACCGTATACAGTCATTGTAGCGGTTGTACTAGTTATCATTTTAGGAATCGTGTCATTTACAAAGATGACAACAGACTTGCTTCCAAGTATGGAACTGCCATATGCAATCGTTATGACGACATATCAGGGAGCATCTCCGGAGACTGTGGAAACGACAGTTACAAAACCAGTGGAACAATCAATGGCAACGATTTCAAATATCAAAGAAGTTAATTCAATTTCCAGTGAGAATATGTCAATGGTCATTTTGGAATTTGAAGGTGACACGGATATGAATGCAGTATCTCTTGATATGAGAGAGAAGCTTGACATGATCAAAGGCTACTGGCCAGACGAAGTAGGCAATCCAACGATCATGAAATTAAATCCAGATATGATGCCGGTTATGGTAACAGCTATGGATTCTGATAAGTTAAGTAATACGGAATTATCAGAGTTGATCAATGATAAGATTGCACCATCTTTAGAAGCTGTTGACGGAGTCGCATCCGTAAGTAGTACAGGACTTGTAACAGAACAGATCAATGCGATCATCAGCGAGAAGAAGATCAATAAATTAAATGAGAAGATCGAGAAGGCATTGAATGGTCAGTTTGATGAAGCTCAAAATAAGATTGATCAGGCAAGAGCCCAGATGGAATCTGGAAAGAACACATTAGATGCACAGAGAACAAAGGCTAATACTCAGCTTGCGAAAGCTCAGACTGCACTTACGGATGGACAGTTAAGTCTTGCTCAGAAAGAGGTGCAGGTAACGAGTTCAATCACGAATTTGAAGGTGCAGAAACAATCGTTGCAGACATCCCTCAAGACATTAAAAACACAGATCGCCAAGATGGAAGAACAGGCAAAACAAGTTCCGGATGCAGCAACAAAGATGCAGCTTGCGGCTCAGATCGAAGAACTGAAAAAGCAGGAGACAACAGCAAAAAGTTCGATCAAAGCATTGGATAAGAATTTAAAAACATTAAACAATGCATTAAAACAGATCAAAAAAGGAAAGAAAACGATCAATTCTAAACTGACACAGTTTAATGTACAATCAGCAACGGCAACCCAGAAGATGAATGATGGGGAGATCAAACTGGCACAGGGAGAAGCACAGTTGAATTCCAGCCAGCAGCAACTTGATTCCAGTAAAGAGCAGGCAAAAGAAGCTGCAAATATTAAGAATAAGCTGACAGTTGCGAATGTCAAAGCACTGTTAACAGCACAGAACTTTGAGATGCCGGCAGGATATATCAGTGAAGGGAATACACAGTATCTGGTACGTGTTGGAGATAAGGTGACGAATCAAAAAGATCTTGCCAATATGGAATTATTAGATCTTGGAATCAAAGGAATCCCACCGGTCAAACTTTGTGATGTAGCAGACGTAGCGATTGTAGATAACTCAGCAGATACATATTGTCGTGTGAATGGAAATAACGGTGTTGTATTAACAGTCCAGAAACAGAATAATTATTCTACAGCTGATGTAGCAGACAAAGTTGCAGCGAAGATGAAGACACTTACCAAAGAAAATAAAGGATTCCATTATGTTAATATTATGGATCAGGGTGTATACATTGATATGGTGACAGGTTCTGTCATCCAGAATCTGTTAATGGGAGCAATCCTTGCAGTCTTTATCCTATTATTATTTTTGAAAGACGTCAGACCGACGATCGTTATTGCATGCTCCATTCCATTAAGTGTCATTTTTGCGGTGGTGTTGATGTACTTTACAGGAATTACGCTAAATGTAATCTCCTTGTCGGGACTCGCACTTGGAGTGGGAATGCTTGTGGACAACTCGATCGTAGTTATTGAGAATATCTATCGATTAAGAAAAGAAGGAGTTCCAGTTAAAGAAGCAGCGATCACAGGAGCAAGAGGGGTTGCAGGAGCGATCACATCTTCGACACTAACAACAATTTCTGTATTCCTGCCGATCGTATTCACGACAGGGCTTACAAAACAGCTCTTTGTGGATATGGGACTAACCATCGGTTATTCTCTGGTAGCCAGCCTGATCGTAGCGGTGACATTTGTGCCAATGATGTCAGCTGGAGTACTCAATAAAGTCACACAAAAAGATAGTAAAGTGATCAATAAACTGCAGACATTATACCGTAAAGTTATGACAAGGTTGTTAAATCGTAAGATCATTGTAGTAGCTGTAACACTCGCACTGTTTGCGGGAAGTATTTTTGGAGCAATGAATATTGGAAGTTCTTTAATGCCAAGCATGGACAGCACACAGATGACGATGACGATCAAGATGCCACAGGGATCTTCAATGGAAGAAACAGCATCGATGACAGATACAGTAATGAAGAAAGTAAAAGAGATCAAAGATGTTGATAGTGTAGCAGGAATGATTTCTTCTGGCTCTTCTGGAATCTCTTCAATGACATCAGGAGGATCTTCAAATGAAGACCAATCCAGTATGTATGTTTTATTAAAAGAAAAGAAGAAACATACAAACAAAGAGATCAAGAAAGAAATCCTAAAGAAAACAAAGAAATTTGATTGTGAGGTTGAAGTGCAGGAATCCAGTATGGATATGAGTGCACTTGGTGGAAGCGGTATTTCCGTACAGATCAAAGGAAATGATTTAAATAAACTAAGGTCTATTGGAAAAGATATTGCCCAGATTGTAGAGGATACGAAAGGAACACAGAACATCTCGAATGGAAGTGAAGAGACAACACCAGATCTTTATGTTGTGGTAGACAAGAAAAAGGCAGTAAAAAATGGTTTAACAGTTGCAACAATCTATCAACAGTTAAGTGAGAAATTAAAAGATGCTAGTGAAGCAACAACGATCACGATCAATGAAAAAGAGTATAGTGTCAATGTTGGAAATAGTGCAAAGAATACACTGACAAGAGATGATCTTAAGAAAGTGAAACTTACAGGAACAGTAAGTGGAAAAGAAAAAGAAGTTACATTGGATCAGGTAGCGAACTTCAGAAATAGTGACAGTTTATCTTCTATTAATAGAAACCAGCAGGAAAGAACATTGAGTGTAACATCAGAGATCAAAGATGGCTACAATGTAGGAAAAGTCAGCAGCGCTGTACAAAAGAAGATTAAGAAATACAATGCACCAAAAGGATACAGTATTACAATGAAAGGTGAGATGGAATCCATTCAGGAAACAACAGGACAGATTGGCCTGATGTTATTGCTGGCAGTAGCATTTATGTATTTGATCATGGTAGCACAGTTCCAGTCACTGAAATCGCCATTTATCATTTTATTTACGATTCCAATGGCATTTACAGGAGGATTCTTAGGACTGCTGATCACTGGAAAAGACTTAAGTGCGATTGCAATGATCGGATTTGTTATGCTTGCAGGTATCATTGTAAATAATGGTATCGTGCTGGTAGATACGATCAATCAGTTAAGAGAATCGGGATA
- the guaB gene encoding IMP dehydrogenase: MGKLIGEGITFDDVLLVPAFSEVIANDVDTRTRLTNKIQLNIPLMSASMDTVTEHRMAIAMARQGGIGIIHKNMSIEEQAEEVDKVKRSENGVITDPFSLSPEHTIQDADDLMAKYRISGVPITEGTKLVGIITNRDLKFETDFSKKIKESMTSEGLVTAKEGITLEEAKQILGKARKEKLPIVDDDFNLKGLITIKDIEKQIKYPNAAKDDQGRLLCGAGVGITADVLDRVQALVNAHVDVIVVDSAHGHSANVLRVVRMVKDKFPDLQVIAGNVATGAGAKALIEAGADCVKIGIGPGSICTTRVVAGIGVPQITAIMSAYEEAKKAGIPIIADGGIKYSGELTKAIAAGADVCMLGSMLAGCDESPGDFELYQGRKYKVYRGMGSLAAMENGSKDRYFQTNAKKLVPEGVEGRVAYKGTVEDTIFQMMGGLRSGMGYCGAKDIKTLQETGEFVKISAASLKESHPHDIHITKEAPNYSVE, translated from the coding sequence ATGGGTAAGTTAATTGGTGAAGGAATTACATTTGATGATGTTTTATTAGTACCAGCATTTTCAGAAGTGATTGCGAATGATGTGGATACACGTACACGATTGACAAACAAGATTCAGTTAAATATTCCACTGATGAGTGCCAGCATGGATACTGTTACAGAACACCGCATGGCAATCGCAATGGCAAGACAGGGTGGAATTGGTATTATACATAAGAACATGTCAATTGAAGAACAGGCAGAAGAAGTGGATAAGGTAAAACGTTCTGAAAACGGGGTTATCACAGATCCATTTTCATTATCACCAGAACATACCATTCAGGATGCTGACGACTTAATGGCGAAGTATCGTATTTCCGGTGTACCAATTACAGAAGGTACAAAGCTTGTTGGTATTATCACAAACCGTGACTTAAAGTTCGAGACAGATTTCTCTAAGAAGATCAAAGAATCTATGACTTCTGAAGGACTAGTAACAGCTAAAGAAGGAATTACATTAGAAGAAGCAAAACAGATTTTAGGAAAAGCAAGAAAAGAAAAATTACCAATCGTTGATGATGACTTTAATTTAAAAGGATTGATCACGATCAAAGATATTGAGAAACAGATCAAATATCCAAATGCAGCGAAAGATGATCAGGGAAGATTATTATGTGGAGCTGGTGTTGGTATCACAGCAGACGTTTTAGATCGTGTGCAGGCATTAGTGAATGCTCATGTTGACGTTATCGTTGTTGACTCAGCACATGGACATTCTGCAAATGTATTAAGAGTCGTAAGAATGGTCAAAGACAAATTCCCAGATCTTCAGGTGATCGCAGGTAACGTTGCAACAGGAGCAGGAGCAAAAGCACTGATCGAAGCAGGAGCTGACTGTGTGAAGATCGGTATCGGACCTGGATCTATCTGTACAACTCGTGTCGTAGCTGGTATCGGTGTACCACAGATCACAGCGATCATGAGTGCATATGAAGAAGCTAAGAAAGCAGGAATTCCAATTATTGCCGATGGTGGTATCAAATATTCAGGAGAACTTACAAAAGCGATCGCAGCTGGAGCTGATGTATGTATGTTAGGAAGTATGCTTGCAGGATGTGACGAAAGCCCTGGAGACTTCGAATTATACCAGGGAAGAAAATACAAAGTATATCGTGGAATGGGATCCTTAGCAGCTATGGAGAATGGTAGTAAAGACCGTTACTTCCAGACAAACGCTAAGAAGTTAGTTCCAGAAGGTGTCGAAGGACGTGTTGCATATAAAGGAACTGTTGAAGACACAATCTTCCAGATGATGGGTGGTCTTCGTTCTGGAATGGGATATTGTGGAGCAAAAGATATCAAGACATTACAGGAGACAGGAGAATTTGTTAAGATTTCTGCTGCATCCTTAAAAGAAAGTCATCCACATGACATCCATATCACAAAAGAAGCACCAAACTACAGTGTAGAATAA
- a CDS encoding PTS glucitol/sorbitol transporter subunit IIA, with protein MGKAIFQTEIIELGEQVDAFFEEGMFVLFGDNVPDTLKDFCHFIDQKKVDGTIKKGDKLVVDQKEYLITAVGDIAQSNLETLGHLTVVFSGAKEAGLPGSICVEAKPMPKLAIGSKISIVEE; from the coding sequence ATGGGAAAAGCAATATTTCAGACTGAGATTATCGAACTGGGAGAACAGGTAGATGCTTTTTTTGAGGAAGGTATGTTTGTATTATTCGGAGACAATGTACCAGATACATTAAAAGATTTCTGTCATTTCATCGATCAGAAGAAGGTAGACGGAACAATCAAAAAAGGAGATAAACTGGTTGTGGATCAGAAAGAATATCTCATCACTGCCGTAGGAGATATTGCCCAGTCTAATTTGGAGACACTGGGACATTTAACCGTTGTCTTCAGTGGAGCGAAAGAAGCAGGTCTTCCTGGAAGTATTTGTGTTGAGGCAAAGCCAATGCCAAAACTTGCGATTGGAAGTAAAATTTCTATCGTAGAAGAGTAG